Proteins from a genomic interval of Desulfofustis limnaeus:
- a CDS encoding PAS domain-containing sensor histidine kinase, whose amino-acid sequence MRETATDTTAQPFRQRLAGQVLGLFLWPLLTVMLVVGALYLDRINNFSELTVQKETLLVRAVSLLFEATGQTVAADLQMLFDHPAFPPALAEASDGRESLLVGLFNELMATRRFYVQVRLLDSRGQVLVQVPDAQIENTDPPVDDVAAALLRPAGTLLCLPSTILLSRGITDSHANHLVRLAVPLSRAGEDADTVLTISCRLSELLELVQEIGAGQHGSLVIASHPARVDDLVRVMSVAGATNRAEVAQQLKKSEQGHFFQDGSLYTYSTSVSMPQLSLPPDGTGREAAKVEPWLVAATLPAAFFTEQQHRYLLFLMVVALALLIPSLVVCFFWAKARIKARQEADLRTLEQVEHLVGLEEQVRERTRELDDRNLRLSAEIAERLNAESKLRQSNELLAGMVESIDGVIYVSDFNTHEILFANTYLKKLFGFNPIGKKCWHFIHASSDGPCHFCVNHHLLDDQGEPTGPYQWEYQNPFNKKWYRAKDQAIRWSNGKYVKLEIAIDITEQKQLQHFLQEARKQAEIARNMRSRFVALVAHDLKSPFYSITQMLKRILERETFSSAVHRQFLENIVTNGYRMLQMIDDLLSMDRFESAEVKLARTFFNVTEMTKEVIDNFRHLAEEKSLRVVNSLPDDCLVYADKYLYFVVLNNLVSNAIKFSEAGGTIEVLQPDPQRPMTISVCDEGQGMSPEYLENIFKLDVKTSCKGTKGEPGSGLGLLFCQDILKAHGGTLTVESEEGKGSVFSIVLPECCACRGAGQEEDGGVVSTSLPG is encoded by the coding sequence ATGAGAGAAACGGCAACAGATACGACGGCTCAGCCGTTTCGCCAGCGCCTCGCCGGACAGGTTTTGGGGTTGTTCCTCTGGCCCTTGCTCACTGTCATGCTGGTGGTGGGGGCGTTGTACCTCGACCGGATCAACAACTTCTCCGAGTTGACCGTGCAGAAGGAGACGCTTCTGGTTCGTGCGGTTTCTCTGCTTTTCGAAGCGACGGGACAGACCGTTGCTGCCGATCTTCAGATGCTCTTTGACCACCCCGCGTTCCCTCCAGCCTTAGCCGAGGCGAGTGATGGTCGAGAGTCGTTATTGGTCGGCCTGTTCAACGAGTTGATGGCGACCAGGCGCTTTTACGTCCAGGTGCGTTTGCTCGATAGCCGAGGCCAGGTCCTCGTTCAAGTCCCCGATGCCCAGATCGAAAACACGGATCCACCGGTCGATGACGTCGCCGCGGCCTTGCTTCGGCCCGCGGGAACACTCCTCTGCCTGCCCTCGACGATCCTGTTGTCCCGGGGAATAACCGACAGCCATGCCAATCACCTGGTACGCCTCGCTGTGCCTCTGAGTCGTGCCGGCGAGGATGCCGATACGGTGCTGACCATCAGCTGCCGCCTGTCCGAGTTGCTCGAGTTGGTTCAGGAGATCGGCGCCGGCCAGCATGGCTCTCTCGTGATCGCTAGCCATCCGGCCCGGGTCGATGACCTGGTGCGGGTCATGTCGGTGGCTGGTGCAACGAACCGGGCGGAGGTCGCACAGCAGCTGAAAAAGAGCGAGCAGGGCCATTTTTTCCAGGACGGGAGCCTCTATACCTACTCCACATCGGTTAGCATGCCGCAGCTCAGTCTACCACCTGATGGAACCGGACGTGAAGCGGCAAAGGTCGAACCGTGGCTGGTGGCCGCGACACTTCCGGCCGCCTTTTTTACCGAACAGCAGCATCGCTATCTGCTGTTTCTTATGGTCGTCGCCCTGGCGCTGCTCATTCCCTCCTTGGTGGTCTGCTTCTTCTGGGCCAAGGCCAGGATCAAGGCGCGGCAGGAAGCTGACCTGCGAACCCTGGAACAGGTTGAGCACCTGGTCGGTTTGGAAGAGCAGGTGCGTGAGCGCACCAGAGAACTGGATGACCGAAATCTGCGGCTCAGTGCGGAGATCGCCGAACGACTCAATGCTGAAAGCAAACTGCGACAGTCAAATGAACTTCTGGCCGGGATGGTTGAGAGTATCGACGGGGTTATCTATGTTTCAGATTTCAACACCCATGAGATCCTCTTCGCCAATACCTACCTGAAAAAACTGTTCGGCTTTAATCCCATCGGTAAAAAGTGCTGGCATTTTATCCATGCCAGCAGTGATGGCCCCTGTCATTTCTGCGTCAATCATCACCTGCTCGACGACCAGGGGGAGCCGACCGGCCCCTATCAGTGGGAGTACCAGAATCCGTTCAATAAAAAGTGGTATCGGGCCAAGGATCAGGCCATCAGATGGTCTAACGGCAAATACGTCAAGTTGGAAATTGCCATCGATATCACCGAGCAGAAACAGCTGCAGCATTTCCTCCAGGAGGCGCGAAAACAGGCAGAAATCGCCAGAAATATGCGCAGTCGCTTTGTGGCGCTGGTGGCCCATGACCTGAAATCACCGTTTTATTCAATCACCCAGATGCTCAAACGGATTCTCGAGCGGGAGACCTTTTCTTCCGCAGTACACCGGCAGTTTCTCGAGAATATCGTTACCAACGGTTACCGGATGTTGCAGATGATTGATGACTTGCTGTCCATGGACCGTTTTGAATCGGCAGAGGTCAAGTTGGCGAGAACCTTTTTCAATGTCACCGAGATGACAAAGGAAGTGATCGATAATTTCCGGCATCTCGCTGAAGAGAAGTCGCTGCGTGTGGTTAACAGCCTGCCCGATGATTGCCTCGTCTATGCCGACAAATACCTCTACTTCGTTGTATTGAACAACTTGGTTTCCAATGCCATCAAATTCAGCGAGGCGGGGGGAACCATCGAGGTTCTGCAACCCGACCCGCAACGACCGATGACCATCAGCGTCTGTGACGAGGGCCAAGGCATGAGCCCGGAGTATTTGGAAAACATCTTCAAGCTGGATGTGAAGACCAGTTGCAAGGGAACCAAGGGTGAGCCGGGAAGTGGGCTTGGCTTATTGTTTTGTCAGGACATCCTCAAGGCCCACGGAGGTACGCTGACGGTGGAATCGGAAGAAGGCAAGGGCTCGGTTTTCTCCATCGTCCTGCCCGAATGCTGTGCCTGTCGAGGCGCGGGTCAAGAAGAAGACGGGGGAGTGGTGTCGACCTCGTTGCCCGGTTGA
- a CDS encoding response regulator, producing the protein MGKITILIVEDEAAIQQLVSYNLIKAGFHVTCADTGEEALACLLREDIDCVLLDLMLPGMGGLEVCEKIRDKGRRSGRHVPIIMLTAKGEEEDVVAGFDYGADDYITKPFSTKWKPLPYG; encoded by the coding sequence ATGGGAAAAATAACCATATTGATCGTTGAGGACGAAGCCGCTATCCAGCAACTGGTCAGCTATAATCTGATCAAGGCCGGATTCCACGTGACCTGTGCCGACACGGGTGAGGAAGCGTTGGCGTGCCTTCTGCGCGAAGATATCGATTGTGTCCTGCTGGATCTCATGCTGCCTGGCATGGGTGGTTTGGAGGTCTGCGAGAAGATCCGGGACAAAGGACGCCGCAGCGGCCGGCACGTGCCGATCATCATGTTGACCGCCAAAGGAGAGGAAGAGGACGTGGTTGCCGGCTTCGATTACGGGGCCGATGACTACATCACCAAACCCTTTAGTACGAAGTGGAAACCCCTACCCTACGGGTAG
- the tnpA gene encoding IS200/IS605 family transposase codes for MSRFRKLSHSIWHCQYHIVWVPKYRFRILTGAVKEACETAIHAICGFVGCEVVEMNVQPDHVHLVLMVPPKVSISQLMGRVKGQTSMRFFHQFRYLKKKPYWGNHFWAKGYCVDTVGLDADMIRKYVRYQEKKEKQLEQLRLFE; via the coding sequence GTGAGCAGATTCCGTAAGTTATCACATTCGATATGGCACTGTCAGTATCATATCGTATGGGTGCCGAAGTACCGGTTCCGTATTTTAACCGGAGCGGTAAAAGAAGCATGCGAAACGGCGATTCACGCGATATGCGGATTTGTCGGTTGTGAAGTTGTTGAAATGAATGTGCAACCAGACCATGTCCATCTGGTGCTGATGGTTCCGCCGAAGGTGTCGATTTCGCAATTGATGGGTCGGGTAAAGGGTCAAACATCGATGCGGTTTTTCCACCAGTTCCGCTATCTGAAGAAGAAGCCATACTGGGGCAACCACTTTTGGGCGAAAGGTTATTGTGTCGATACGGTAGGTCTTGATGCGGACATGATACGCAAGTATGTCCGCTATCAGGAGAAGAAAGAGAAGCAGCTGGAACAGTTACGGTTGTTTGAATAG
- a CDS encoding sensor histidine kinase: MIKQRRLFWQIFPVTLVIILLTISLVAWFGLRSIERFYLGELQNELEDRAHLIRSQVEAYVCAGDLSGLRNFVVDSGRASDTRITIVAVDGSVLADTMENPALMDDHRQRPEIATAFSGDTGYFLRFSTTIGERMLYVAVGLEGNGGGAGTGEGSGTRVQTVLRLAVPAVAIEAALDDIRVKIALGTVSALVLAFMVTYFVARNISRPLEEMTRSAERYADGDFSQRLLINHKQTASREVARLAAAMDKMAGQLDEKINTIINQHNQLEAVFASMVEAVIAIDRDERIISMNAAAGRMFSVAQRGTPGRLVQEVIRNVHLHEQFARILGTGQPFEDEIVLEDQSGQVFLHTNVVTLSGGDGRTIGALMVLNDVTRLRRLERLRSDFVANVSHELKTPITSIRGYVETLLDGALDDREHAVRFLEIVLRQAEQLNTIIDDLLTLSRIERDTKEDGIVFADHRLLPVLEQALETCRRQAEAKQVELELSCPADLSVRINRTLIEQAVVNLLVNGITYSDPGRTVTVRAKEAAEREVPLVAISVTDEGIGIAKEHLPRLFERFYRSDKARNRKAGGTGLGLAIVKHIVQAHGGTVTVTSTVGKGSEFTMTIPNG, from the coding sequence GTGATAAAACAGCGTCGGTTGTTCTGGCAGATATTCCCGGTCACCTTGGTGATTATCCTGCTCACCATTTCTCTGGTTGCCTGGTTCGGGCTTCGCTCCATCGAACGGTTTTACCTCGGAGAATTACAAAATGAATTGGAGGATCGGGCCCATCTGATCAGGTCCCAGGTGGAAGCGTATGTGTGTGCCGGTGATCTGTCCGGTCTGAGAAACTTTGTGGTCGATTCGGGTCGAGCCTCAGACACCCGCATCACGATCGTCGCGGTCGATGGCTCCGTGCTGGCTGATACCATGGAAAACCCAGCCCTGATGGACGATCATCGACAACGGCCGGAGATAGCCACGGCCTTTTCCGGAGATACCGGATATTTCTTACGGTTCAGCACTACCATCGGTGAACGTATGCTCTATGTGGCCGTCGGCCTGGAAGGAAACGGTGGTGGGGCGGGAACCGGCGAGGGGAGCGGTACCAGGGTGCAGACGGTACTCCGCCTGGCGGTTCCCGCGGTGGCTATCGAAGCGGCACTTGACGATATCAGAGTGAAAATAGCCTTGGGCACGGTCAGTGCCCTGGTTCTCGCCTTCATGGTCACCTACTTCGTGGCCCGCAACATCAGCAGGCCGCTGGAGGAAATGACGCGTAGCGCCGAACGTTACGCCGATGGCGATTTCAGTCAGCGCTTGCTGATCAATCACAAACAGACAGCCTCACGGGAAGTGGCCCGGTTGGCGGCCGCCATGGATAAAATGGCCGGACAGCTTGACGAAAAGATCAACACCATCATTAACCAGCACAACCAACTGGAAGCGGTCTTTGCCAGCATGGTCGAGGCCGTTATTGCCATCGATCGGGACGAGCGGATCATCAGTATGAATGCCGCGGCCGGTCGTATGTTCTCAGTAGCGCAACGGGGAACTCCGGGGCGGTTGGTCCAGGAGGTCATTCGCAATGTCCATTTGCATGAGCAGTTTGCGCGCATCCTCGGGACCGGCCAGCCGTTCGAGGATGAGATCGTGCTTGAAGACCAGAGCGGCCAGGTGTTTCTGCACACCAATGTGGTTACTCTATCCGGAGGTGATGGCAGGACCATCGGCGCCTTGATGGTGCTCAACGACGTCACCCGGTTACGCAGACTGGAGCGGCTGCGCAGTGATTTCGTGGCCAACGTTTCCCACGAGCTGAAGACACCCATCACCTCCATCCGCGGCTATGTGGAGACCCTGCTCGACGGCGCTCTGGACGACCGGGAACATGCCGTTCGTTTTCTCGAGATCGTCCTGCGCCAGGCGGAGCAGCTCAACACCATCATCGACGATCTGCTGACCCTGTCACGGATCGAGCGCGACACCAAGGAAGATGGCATCGTGTTTGCCGATCACCGCTTGTTGCCGGTGCTGGAGCAGGCCCTGGAGACGTGCCGCCGGCAAGCTGAAGCAAAGCAAGTGGAACTGGAGCTTTCTTGTCCCGCCGATCTATCCGTGCGGATCAACCGGACCCTGATCGAGCAGGCGGTAGTCAACCTGCTGGTCAACGGTATCACCTACAGCGATCCCGGCCGGACCGTCACAGTGCGGGCGAAGGAGGCAGCGGAGCGGGAGGTGCCGCTGGTAGCCATCAGCGTCACCGATGAAGGGATTGGTATTGCCAAGGAACACCTGCCACGCCTTTTCGAACGCTTCTACCGCAGTGACAAGGCGCGCAACCGCAAGGCCGGCGGCACCGGACTCGGTCTGGCCATCGTCAAGCACATCGTCCAGGCGCACGGTGGTACGGTCACGGTCACCAGTACCGTTGGCAAGGGGAGCGAATTCACCATGACCATTCCCAACGGTTGA
- a CDS encoding YihY/virulence factor BrkB family protein, which translates to MNDNSTTTPTGNASLLRRLVGWADRPAPTQLAGSWLHTLVRIALIVFREMEANHLTLRTSALTYALILSMVPLLAMSTAVVKGLGGGDQLRQIVHSYIDTLEQAAPADDDGHADSFPEPTRHLADQPEETSARLTDHLRAAADRVFDYVDRTSFATLGTVGILGVFLSVILVLSQIETAMNTIWHVADSRSPLRKIADYLTLMVLLPIAINIALAAGTMLTSETLNVHLDRFIPVAWLQSLLLRGVPILFLTAALYVAYIFFPNTKVKTLPTLVGALFAGTLWFTTQNLFISLQIGVANYNAIYGSFATIPLFLVWIYFGWLFILIGAEMAYAIHHRSTYRLVRQPDVPKMQLSAAFDSYATIADRFNRHQGTTLDDLVAAHPCYPPNLLAVVVDLLINGGLLHHSRETDELMPSLPPAASSHQCIIDAILGTRHTDSPGGRASDRLVAILRNQSSKDHVAKPEQTVGETQPGNEVDTTPPSSS; encoded by the coding sequence ATGAACGATAATTCAACCACCACACCGACTGGCAACGCTTCGTTGTTGCGCCGCCTCGTTGGCTGGGCCGATCGCCCGGCACCGACGCAACTGGCGGGATCATGGTTGCACACCCTGGTCCGTATTGCCCTGATCGTCTTCCGGGAAATGGAAGCGAACCACCTGACCCTGCGTACCTCTGCCCTGACCTATGCCCTGATACTGTCCATGGTGCCGCTGCTGGCCATGAGCACGGCGGTGGTCAAAGGGCTTGGCGGGGGCGACCAACTGAGGCAGATCGTCCACAGCTATATCGATACGTTGGAGCAAGCCGCCCCGGCTGATGACGACGGACACGCCGATTCTTTTCCGGAACCAACGCGCCACTTGGCCGATCAGCCTGAGGAAACGTCGGCGAGGCTCACCGACCACCTCCGCGCCGCCGCCGACCGGGTATTTGACTATGTGGATCGGACCAGTTTCGCCACCCTTGGCACCGTCGGCATACTCGGCGTCTTTCTTTCCGTCATCCTGGTGCTCAGCCAGATTGAAACGGCCATGAATACCATCTGGCATGTGGCCGACAGCCGCTCGCCGCTACGCAAAATTGCCGACTATTTGACCCTGATGGTCCTGCTACCCATCGCCATCAACATCGCCCTGGCCGCCGGAACGATGCTGACCAGCGAGACGCTCAACGTCCATCTCGACCGGTTCATTCCCGTCGCCTGGCTCCAATCTCTCCTGTTACGGGGCGTCCCGATTCTCTTTCTGACCGCAGCGCTGTACGTGGCCTACATTTTCTTCCCCAACACCAAAGTGAAGACCCTGCCCACCCTGGTCGGTGCATTGTTTGCCGGAACCCTTTGGTTTACCACGCAAAACCTATTTATCAGCCTGCAGATCGGCGTGGCCAACTACAACGCCATTTACGGTTCATTCGCCACCATCCCGCTTTTTTTGGTGTGGATCTATTTCGGCTGGCTCTTTATCTTGATCGGCGCCGAAATGGCCTATGCCATTCACCACCGATCGACCTACCGACTGGTCAGGCAACCGGACGTACCGAAGATGCAACTGAGTGCCGCTTTCGATAGCTACGCCACCATCGCCGATCGCTTCAACCGTCATCAGGGAACAACGCTGGACGACCTGGTCGCAGCGCATCCCTGTTACCCCCCCAACCTCCTTGCCGTCGTTGTCGATCTGTTGATAAATGGCGGCCTGCTGCATCACTCCCGAGAGACCGACGAACTGATGCCGTCCCTACCGCCGGCAGCGAGCAGCCATCAATGCATCATCGATGCCATACTCGGAACAAGGCACACCGATTCGCCCGGTGGGCGCGCCTCGGACCGACTGGTGGCCATCCTCCGGAATCAAAGCTCAAAAGACCACGTCGCTAAGCCGGAGCAAACGGTGGGCGAAACTCAACCGGGCAACGAGGTCGACACCACTCCCCCGTCTTCTTCTTGA
- a CDS encoding response regulator, translated as MDRPAGSLLNQTQAAETIYNGLLAFLRDRLPGCPLFVVDRTGRTFPELTPASPAAPPKSQLPPRPSLAEGSAPPIIRADGYLIVPIPPTGATLYCRPEEDTSRAGGSAQQLSLLVELFFCQHRLDDAQRRQAVQKRQFERRVHVLENKYQEMLEESERSYRIIQEQQDRYSKTLQVEIDQQTKELRASKVAAEAASIAKSQFLASMSHEIRTPMNGIIGFTEMLLSSNLDDEQRDCASIIKRSGEALLDLINDILDFSKVEAGQMSLEFIDFDPEITAHDVCEMIRPRVSGKRIEVLCRIGEEVPARIKGDPGRFRQVLMNLLGNAAKFTDQGEIELSLQVLRETDDTIVLLSSVRDTGIGIAPVKHEAIFAAFKQADGSTTRKYGGTGLGLSICRSIAALMNGRVWVESREDEGATFHFTAEMRKADRLPQTPLNNDDLLGIRVLVVDDNRANNDILRSLLEQAGMSVDTLLDERQALFMLQQAARQGRPYHLAIIDIILPHLSGYELATAIRNEPYPTGAMPLLAYTSSTERIAAKCKEAGFSAFLTKPARRSILYQTMARALAEEDGKQDIDKPLITQYSVREAIKQSTRLLLAEDNPVNQKLAQMMLHKAGYSVTLVENGRLAVEALRAAPNQFDLILMDVQMPEMDGLTAARLLRSEGFQVPIIAMTANAMKGDREQCLAAGMSDYLAKPLKREDVFKLIEKWHER; from the coding sequence GTGGATCGACCGGCTGGATCGTTACTCAACCAGACCCAGGCTGCGGAAACCATCTATAACGGTCTGCTCGCTTTTCTCCGTGATCGTTTGCCGGGATGCCCCCTGTTCGTCGTCGACCGGACAGGCCGGACCTTTCCGGAATTAACACCGGCCTCACCGGCAGCACCGCCAAAGAGCCAGCTTCCGCCCAGGCCCTCTCTGGCTGAAGGTTCCGCTCCACCGATTATCCGGGCTGACGGCTACCTGATTGTCCCCATCCCGCCCACCGGCGCCACCCTCTACTGCCGCCCCGAAGAAGACACGAGCAGAGCAGGGGGCAGCGCCCAACAGCTGTCCCTGTTGGTTGAACTCTTCTTCTGTCAGCACCGGCTCGACGATGCGCAACGCCGGCAGGCCGTACAAAAAAGACAATTCGAGCGAAGAGTGCACGTCCTGGAAAACAAGTATCAGGAAATGCTTGAAGAGTCGGAACGAAGCTACCGCATCATCCAGGAACAACAGGACCGCTACTCAAAGACCCTGCAGGTGGAAATCGACCAACAGACCAAGGAACTGCGTGCCTCCAAGGTGGCGGCAGAAGCGGCAAGCATTGCCAAGAGCCAATTCCTGGCCAGCATGAGCCACGAAATCAGGACCCCGATGAATGGCATCATCGGTTTCACCGAAATGCTTCTAAGCTCGAATCTGGATGACGAACAACGGGACTGTGCCTCGATCATCAAACGCAGTGGCGAAGCGCTGCTTGATCTGATCAACGACATCCTCGATTTCTCCAAAGTGGAAGCCGGCCAGATGAGTCTCGAGTTTATCGATTTTGATCCGGAGATCACTGCTCACGATGTCTGTGAGATGATTCGTCCGCGGGTCTCCGGCAAGCGAATCGAAGTGTTATGCCGCATCGGCGAGGAGGTGCCGGCCCGCATCAAGGGAGATCCGGGACGCTTCCGCCAGGTGCTGATGAATCTTCTCGGCAACGCGGCCAAGTTCACCGATCAGGGGGAGATAGAGCTGTCTCTGCAGGTGCTCCGGGAAACCGACGATACCATCGTCCTGCTCAGCAGCGTCCGCGATACCGGCATCGGTATCGCGCCAGTAAAGCACGAAGCGATTTTCGCTGCCTTCAAGCAGGCAGACGGCTCAACAACCAGAAAATATGGCGGAACCGGCCTGGGATTGTCCATCTGCCGCAGTATTGCCGCGCTGATGAATGGTCGCGTCTGGGTGGAAAGCCGGGAAGACGAAGGGGCAACCTTCCATTTTACCGCCGAAATGCGCAAAGCCGACCGACTCCCGCAAACACCGCTCAACAACGATGATCTGCTCGGAATCCGCGTTCTCGTGGTGGATGACAACCGGGCCAACAACGATATTCTCCGTTCTCTCCTGGAACAGGCCGGCATGTCTGTCGATACCCTGCTCGACGAGCGCCAGGCGCTTTTCATGCTGCAACAGGCGGCACGCCAGGGCCGCCCCTATCACCTGGCGATCATCGACATCATCCTGCCGCACCTCTCCGGCTATGAGTTGGCCACCGCCATCCGCAATGAGCCTTATCCCACCGGCGCCATGCCGCTGCTGGCCTATACCTCATCCACCGAGCGGATAGCTGCAAAATGCAAGGAAGCCGGTTTTTCCGCCTTTCTCACCAAACCAGCCCGGCGCTCGATCCTCTACCAAACCATGGCCAGGGCTTTGGCCGAGGAAGACGGCAAGCAGGATATCGACAAGCCGCTCATCACCCAGTACTCGGTGCGGGAGGCCATCAAACAGTCCACCAGGCTGCTGCTGGCCGAGGACAATCCGGTCAACCAGAAACTTGCCCAGATGATGTTGCACAAAGCAGGGTATTCGGTAACGCTGGTCGAGAATGGGAGGTTGGCGGTGGAGGCCCTGCGAGCCGCCCCGAACCAATTCGATTTGATCCTGATGGATGTCCAGATGCCGGAAATGGACGGTTTGACGGCAGCCCGGTTATTAAGATCGGAGGGATTTCAGGTGCCGATTATCGCCATGACCGCCAATGCGATGAAAGGGGACCGGGAGCAATGCCTGGCCGCCGGGATGAGTGACTACCTTGCCAAGCCTTTGAAGCGAGAGGATGTCTTCAAATTGATCGAAAAATGGCATGAACGATAA
- a CDS encoding winged helix-turn-helix domain-containing protein yields MFTPKVLIARVKAVLRRGFEKGQMESEVDPAVIVIDGLEINKGRHEVRIGSEQLHLTMTEFGILSLLAGKPGWVFSRQQIIDSVRGYDFLITPRAIDVQIFGLRKKMGEAGRMIETVRGVGYRFRTDA; encoded by the coding sequence ATGTTTACTCCCAAGGTCCTGATTGCACGGGTCAAGGCTGTCCTGCGCCGTGGCTTCGAGAAAGGACAGATGGAGTCGGAGGTGGATCCGGCTGTCATCGTCATTGACGGTCTGGAGATCAACAAGGGGCGCCATGAAGTGCGTATCGGCAGCGAGCAGCTGCACCTGACCATGACCGAGTTCGGCATCCTCTCTCTGCTGGCCGGAAAGCCGGGATGGGTGTTTAGCCGGCAACAGATCATCGATTCCGTTCGCGGTTATGATTTTCTCATCACCCCACGGGCGATCGATGTTCAGATCTTCGGCCTGCGCAAAAAAATGGGAGAGGCCGGTCGGATGATAGAGACGGTGCGCGGAGTTGGCTATCGTTTCCGAACGGATGCATAG
- a CDS encoding molybdenum cofactor biosynthesis protein MoaE: MDFNAAIAALKARPDFADHVGMILIHNGTVRSWSRGDGAPVTAIEVSVDRDHIERLRREFLQHPGIYDIIIEARDGLLQPGDDLLFIIVAGDIREHVKQTLAHLLDHVKTEAVRKRELPEK, encoded by the coding sequence ATGGACTTCAACGCCGCCATCGCCGCCCTCAAGGCCCGCCCCGACTTCGCCGATCATGTCGGCATGATACTCATTCATAACGGCACGGTTCGTTCCTGGTCGCGGGGTGACGGAGCTCCCGTCACGGCGATTGAGGTCTCGGTCGACAGAGACCATATCGAGCGGCTTCGCCGGGAATTTTTACAACACCCGGGCATCTATGATATTATCATCGAAGCTCGGGACGGCCTGCTGCAACCGGGCGATGACCTGCTCTTCATCATCGTTGCCGGAGATATTAGGGAGCATGTCAAGCAGACCCTGGCTCACCTTCTCGACCATGTAAAAACTGAGGCGGTCCGGAAACGCGAATTACCCGAAAAATAA
- a CDS encoding HDOD domain-containing protein, translated as MTASAAHELIASYRSIKTLPHVVTKLSQLIADNTTTMRDFEEVIKMDPTLVVRLLRLVNSPYYGLSQHIDSIGRAVALVGMKNLYTIAVTDALKHLFEEAATPSIFSRQKLWLHCAAVSICSQMLAERLFGIKGDDAYLCGILHDFGLIVEEQAAEEAFLQICQAYRESGDLPEQEQAVLNTDHSEIGFLITSQWGISLPIRTAIRDHHRLVHDIDPTSLTGILQLAEYLTGQLGYTVLSGTTPKLAPSLQEHIQQNLDEYQVLLDDLPAEMSKASEIYNPAEQ; from the coding sequence ATGACCGCATCCGCCGCCCATGAGTTGATCGCCAGCTACCGTAGCATTAAAACGCTGCCCCACGTGGTCACCAAGCTATCGCAACTCATTGCTGACAACACAACCACCATGAGAGACTTCGAAGAAGTCATCAAAATGGATCCCACCCTGGTGGTCAGATTGCTGCGACTGGTGAACAGTCCCTATTACGGACTCAGTCAGCATATCGATTCGATCGGCCGGGCGGTGGCCTTGGTGGGCATGAAAAATCTCTATACGATCGCCGTTACCGACGCTCTGAAACATCTCTTTGAGGAAGCCGCCACCCCATCCATCTTCTCCCGCCAGAAACTCTGGCTACATTGTGCCGCCGTCAGCATCTGCAGCCAAATGCTGGCCGAACGCCTCTTCGGCATCAAGGGAGACGATGCCTATCTCTGCGGGATTCTCCATGACTTCGGCCTCATCGTTGAAGAACAGGCCGCCGAGGAAGCCTTCCTGCAGATCTGCCAGGCCTATCGTGAGAGCGGCGACCTTCCGGAACAGGAGCAGGCCGTGCTCAACACCGACCACAGCGAAATCGGCTTCCTGATCACCTCCCAATGGGGGATCTCCCTGCCCATCAGGACAGCCATTCGGGACCATCACCGGCTGGTGCACGACATCGACCCCACCAGTCTGACCGGCATCCTGCAACTCGCCGAATACCTCACCGGCCAACTCGGTTATACCGTCCTTTCCGGGACGACCCCCAAGCTGGCGCCATCGCTGCAAGAGCATATCCAGCAGAACCTTGACGAATACCAGGTCCTCCTGGATGACCTGCCGGCCGAAATGAGCAAAGCAAGCGAGATCTACAACCCGGCGGAGCAGTAA